The window TGATCTCCTGGGTCCTCACCGTCGGCTGGGAGACCGTGCTGTGCGCCTTGGCCACCATGGCCACCGCGACCGTGTTCGGCCGGCTCGGCTGGGGCGGCGGCACCGAGACCAAGGCGATCGCCCTCGTCCTGGTCGGAGTGTTGACCGTCGTCGTCGGTGTCATGGGATTCGATCTGATCATGCGGCTGCAGACCGTGATCACCGTGGTCACGGGCGTGCTCACCGTCGTGTACGTCGCCCTCGTCGCCGACCACGTCCACTGGTCCGCCGTCAGCGCCGTACCGGCGGGCTCCGCCCAGGAGTTCATCGGCGCACTCGTCTTCATGATGACCGGGTTCGGCCTCGGCTGGGTGAACGCGGCCGCCGACTACTCCCGTTATCTGCCGCGCACCGCGTCGAGCCGGGGTGTGATCGGCTGGACCGCGTTCGGCGCGTCACTGGCGCCGCTGGTCCTGCTGGTCTTCGGCCTCCTGCTGGCCGGCTCCTCCGGCGAACTCAGCGCGGCCGTCGCCGCGGACCCCATCGGCGCGCTGACGACGATCCTGCCGACCTGGTTCCTGGTCCCGTTCGCCGTCGTCGCCGTCCTCGGCCTCGTCGGCGGCGCGGTCCTCGACATCTACTCCTCCGGACTCGCCCTGCTCTCGGCGGGCCTGCGCGTGCCCCGCTACGTCGCCGCGCTGGTCGACGGCGTACTGATGATCGCGGGCTCGATCTACATCGTGTTCGTCGCCGACGACTTCCTCGGCCCGTTCATGGGCTTCCTCACCACCCTCGGCGTTCCCATCGCTGCCTGGTGCGGCATCATGCTCGCCGACCTGACCCTGCGCCGCGGCGACTACGACGAGCCCGACCTCTACCGCCCGACCGGCCGCTACGGCGACGTACCGCTCACCCCGCTGCTCCTGACCCTCGGCGCCACCGCCCTCGGCTGGGGCCTGGTCACCAATTCGGCGGCGGACTGGCTGGAGTGGCAGGGCTATCTGCTCGGCCCACTGGGCCTCGGCGGAAGGTCCGGCGCCTGGGCCTACGCCAACCTCGGAGTCCTGGCGGCCCTCGCGCTCGGCTTCCTCGGCACGCTGGTGCTGCGGCGCGGACGCGTCCGGGAACAGGAGGCGCAGGCGCCGAGCCCGGCGGCGGACGAGGGCGCGACCGTATGACCACCGGGTGGCTCGCCGTCATCGACATGCAGCGCGTCTTCGCCGACCCCGACAGCCCATGGGCCTCCCCGAGATTCGCCGAAGCGGCGGCAGGCGTACGGCGCCTGCTGCCGGCCTTCGGGGACCGGGTCACGTTCACCCGTTTCGTGGCACCCGGCGAACCGGAAGGCGCATGGCGGGCGTATTACGAGCAGAACTCCTTCGCCCTGCAGCCTCCGCAGGCCCAACTCTGGCAGCTGACGGACGAGTTCGTGGATCAGGCACAGCACGTACTGGACGCCACCACCTTCGGCAAATGGACCCCGGAACTGGCCCGACGCACCACCTCGGAGGGCCGCCTGGTCCTGGCCGGTGTCAGCACCGACTGCTGCGTCCTGTCGACCGCCCTGGCGGCCGCCGACGCGGGTGTCGAGGTGCTGGTCGTCGCCGACGCCTGCGCGGGCGCGGACGACGACACGCACGCCAAGGCGTTGCAGGTGCTGGACCTGTACCGGCCGTTGATCCGGGTGACGACGGTCGCCGAGCTGCTGGAGGGGACGACGTGAGCCACCCGCATCGGCTGGCCCTCCTCGGTGGAGGTTTCTCCACCGACGAGGACGGCCTGCTGGACGACTGGGTGCTGGGGCATGCGCGTACACCGCGCCCCAAGGTCTGCTTCCTGCCCACCGCCAGCGGTGACGCCCCCGCGTACATCGAGAAGTTCCTCGCCGCGTTCCGCCACCGGCCGAACTGCGAGCCCTCCGTCCTGCGGCTGTTCGACAGGAGGCTCGACGACGACGCGCTGCGGGCGTTCGTGCTCGCTCAGGACGTCGTCTACGTGGGCGGCGGCAACACCGCCAACCTCCTCGCTGTGTGGCGCGCGCACGGCGTGGACCGCGTGCTGCGGGAGGCCTACGACCGGGGAACCTTGATGTGCGGTATCAGCGCAGGTGCCAACTGCTGGGCCGAGAGCTCGCACACCGACTCCTTCGGCCCGCTCACCTTCCTGCCGGACGGCCTGGGCCTGCTACCGGGTTCGGTGTGCCCGCACTACGACAGCGAATCCGGGCGCCGCCCTTCCTACCGGACCGCCGTGGCGACGGGCGCCCTGCCCGCCGGATGGGCCCTCGATGACGGCACCGGCGCCCTCTTCACGGACGGCCGGCTCACGGAGACCGTGTCCCGGGCTCCGGGCGCGTCCGTGTACCGGGTGTCGGACGGGGGCGGTGAAGCCGAGGAGCGAGCGCTTCCGTGCCGGGCCCTGCCTTGAATCTCGGCTCGGACATCACGGCTCGGACATCACGGCTCAGAGGTCTCGGATTCGAGTGACTTCCGGGTCGCCGTGCCGTACACGCCGGACTCGTCGCCGAGGATGACGCGGGTGAGCTGGTACGTGCGTACCGCGCTCTCGACCTCGCGGTCGTAGTCGCCGTCGATGTCTCCGCCGTAGTGGCCGATCTGGCGCAGGCGGAGCTGGAGTTCGGTGACTTCCGGCCCCTGGTCGCCGAGTCGGAGGACCGGGGCTGCGTCCTGCGGGGCGCTCGGCCCGGAGGTCGGGGAAGCACTCGCGGTGGTGCCGGGACCGGACGGGGTGCCGGTCGGCGTGGTGGAGGGGTTCGGATCGTCCGAGCCGCCCGTCGGGGGCGTACTCGGCGACACGGTCGGGCTCACGGGCGCCGCCGCGGAGGACGTGCCGTCCGACTGCTCCCCGGGGGAGTTGTCCTCCGGGGCCGAACCGTCGGGCAGGGGCGCCCGCACACCGTCGGGCAGCGACCCGTCCCGCGCGGGGTTGTCGTACGTGAAGAGGCCGCTGACGAACGCTCCCGTCAGCAGGACGGCCAGCGCGGCGCCCGCCCCGGTGATCACGAGGGTGCGGCGTCCGCGCCGGGTGCTCGCCGGGGTCTGCGCGTCCGCCGGCTGCCGTTCGTCTTCGCCGAGTGGGGGTACGTCGCAGGGGCCGGGGTCGACGGCAGGCGTCGCCGTCGAGGAGATGATGGGCGGGTCGTCCGGATCTCCGTCCTCCCCCGAGCTGCCACCGAGCTCCACGAACGGCCGTATCCGCACCGGATCGAAGTCCTCCGCGGCCGCCGCCTCAGCCGTGCGCGTCTGGCGATGGGCGTCGGACGCGAGGCGGCCGCACGAGCAGGCCGGTGTGCCGTCCGTTGCCCGCGGGGTGCCGCACTCGGGGCAGACAGGGCCGTTCGGTTCGCTCACGTGGAGGTCCCTCTCCGTGCAGATGGTGGAAGTTTAAACAGACGCTCTCCACGTAATCTCCATGAGCCCGGGGATTGACGGAACCAGGCCCTCCGGGCGGCCGAGAACCAGCGTCCCGCGACGCCGGCATGATCCAAACGACAGGCCCTAGGCGGAACGACGGGGCGTCCCCGCGGTGGGCCGGTCGAGATGCGTGGTGAACCAGTCGCGGGCCAGTTCGGCGACGGTGGTGAGGGTGCCCGGTTCCTCGAAGAGGTGCGTGGCGCCCGGGACGACGGCGATCCGGTGCTCGCAGTGCATCCGGTCGGCGGCGAGGCGGTTGAGGCTGAGCACCTGCGTGTCGCGACTGCCGACGATGAGCAGGGTCGGCGCCCGAACACGCGTCAGCGCCGCCGGAGTTGCCAGGTCCGGGCGGCCCCCGCGGGAGACGACCGAGAGGATCTCGGAGCCGGACAGCGCGGCCGCCTCCAGCGCGGCGGCGGCTCCGGTGCTGGCCCCGAAGTAGGCGACCGGCAGACCGGATTCCCGGCGCAGCCACACGGACGCGGCGTGCAGGCGCCGGGCGAGCAGGAGGATGTCGAAGACGTT of the Streptomyces sp. T12 genome contains:
- a CDS encoding peptidoglycan-binding protein, with product MSEPNGPVCPECGTPRATDGTPACSCGRLASDAHRQTRTAEAAAAEDFDPVRIRPFVELGGSSGEDGDPDDPPIISSTATPAVDPGPCDVPPLGEDERQPADAQTPASTRRGRRTLVITGAGAALAVLLTGAFVSGLFTYDNPARDGSLPDGVRAPLPDGSAPEDNSPGEQSDGTSSAAAPVSPTVSPSTPPTGGSDDPNPSTTPTGTPSGPGTTASASPTSGPSAPQDAAPVLRLGDQGPEVTELQLRLRQIGHYGGDIDGDYDREVESAVRTYQLTRVILGDESGVYGTATRKSLESETSEP
- a CDS encoding peptidase E — encoded protein: MSHPHRLALLGGGFSTDEDGLLDDWVLGHARTPRPKVCFLPTASGDAPAYIEKFLAAFRHRPNCEPSVLRLFDRRLDDDALRAFVLAQDVVYVGGGNTANLLAVWRAHGVDRVLREAYDRGTLMCGISAGANCWAESSHTDSFGPLTFLPDGLGLLPGSVCPHYDSESGRRPSYRTAVATGALPAGWALDDGTGALFTDGRLTETVSRAPGASVYRVSDGGGEAEERALPCRALP
- a CDS encoding cysteine hydrolase family protein is translated as MTTGWLAVIDMQRVFADPDSPWASPRFAEAAAGVRRLLPAFGDRVTFTRFVAPGEPEGAWRAYYEQNSFALQPPQAQLWQLTDEFVDQAQHVLDATTFGKWTPELARRTTSEGRLVLAGVSTDCCVLSTALAAADAGVEVLVVADACAGADDDTHAKALQVLDLYRPLIRVTTVAELLEGTT
- a CDS encoding cytosine permease, with protein sequence MITSPDPLDDHSPGRKLQVETHGLDVIADAERKGTPRTLFWPWFGANVSILGLSYGAFALGFGISFWQALVAGVVGIVFSFLLCGFVAVAGKRGSAPTMVLGRAAYGVRGNRLPSVISWVLTVGWETVLCALATMATATVFGRLGWGGGTETKAIALVLVGVLTVVVGVMGFDLIMRLQTVITVVTGVLTVVYVALVADHVHWSAVSAVPAGSAQEFIGALVFMMTGFGLGWVNAAADYSRYLPRTASSRGVIGWTAFGASLAPLVLLVFGLLLAGSSGELSAAVAADPIGALTTILPTWFLVPFAVVAVLGLVGGAVLDIYSSGLALLSAGLRVPRYVAALVDGVLMIAGSIYIVFVADDFLGPFMGFLTTLGVPIAAWCGIMLADLTLRRGDYDEPDLYRPTGRYGDVPLTPLLLTLGATALGWGLVTNSAADWLEWQGYLLGPLGLGGRSGAWAYANLGVLAALALGFLGTLVLRRGRVREQEAQAPSPAADEGATV